Sequence from the Fulvivirga ligni genome:
GCTCGTCTCACAGACTCTTCCGTAGGAGTAGTGATAGCTTCATCATAAGCATTGGTATGCAACGAGTTACAGTTATCATAAATAGCGTATAATGCCTGAAGGGTAGTTCTGATATCATTAAAATCAATCTCCTGAGCGTGCAACGAACGACCTGAAGTTTGAATGTGATATTTTAACATCTGAGATCTGGCATCAGCTCCATATTTTTCTCTCATGGCTTTCGCCCAGATTCTTCTTGCCACTCTACCGATTACCGCATATTCAGGATCAATTCCGTTAGAGAAGAAGAAGGATAGGTTAGGAGCAAACTTATTGATATCCATACATCTGCTCAGATAGTACTCTACATAGGTGAAGCCATTAGCTAATGTGAAGGCTAACTGTGTAATTGGGTTAGCCCCAGCCTCAGCAATGTGATACCCTGAAATGGATACAGAATAGAAGTTTCTTACGTTTTGTTCAATGAAATACTCCTGCACGTCACCCATTAATCTTAAGGCAAATTCAGTAGAGAAAATGCAGGTGTTTTGCGCCTGATCTTCCTTTAAGATGTCTGCCTGAACGGTTCCTCTTACCGTGGCTAAAGTTTTCTGTTTGATGTTCTCATAAACATCAGCAGGTAGCACCTGATCACCAGTTACGCCTAATAGCATTATTCCTAAGCCATCATTGCCTTCAGGTAAATCTCCCTGATAAGTTGGTCTTTCATCTTCACGACCTTTGTAAATGCTCTTTATCTTTGCTTCTACCTCATCTTCGAGTCCATTTTCTTTGATGTATAGCTCGCATTGCTGATCAATGGCGGCATTCATAAAGAACCCTAGAAGCATAGGAGCAGGCCCATTGATAGTCATGGAAACTGACGTTAATGGATCTGCTAGGTTAAATCCAGAGTATAGTTTTTTAGCATCGTCAAGGCAGCAGATGGAAACTCCGGCATTACCAATTTTACCATAGATATCTGGTCGGTAATCCGGGTCGTTACCATATAAGGTTACAGAGTCAAATGCGGTAGAAAGCCTTTTGGCAGGCATATCCTTACTCACATAGTGAAATCTTCTGTTCGTTCTCTCAGGGCCACCTTCACCAGCAAACATTCTAGTTGGGTCTTCACCTTCTCTTTTGAATGGATAAATACCTGCGGTATAAGGAAACTCCCCAGGAACGTTCTCCTGAAGGATCCACTGCAATCTATCTCCCCAACCTTCGTATTTAGGTAAGGCTATCTTTGGTATCTGAGAATGAGATAATGACTCCGTATGTGTTTTTATAGAAATCTCTTTATCTCTTACTTTAAAAGTATATAATTCTTTGCCGTATTTGTCCTTTTTCTCAGACCAGTCATCAAGCACTTTCTGGTTTTTCGGATCGAAGTTAAGGGCCACTTTTTCATAAGATTCCTGTAATCCCTTAATCAAGCGGTCTTTATCTTCGATGTCAGAATCTTTCAGCGTGTCTATCGACTTTTCAATGGCATAGAGCTTTTGGGCTACATCAGCCTGATTTTTAGCCCATTGATCATAGCCACGATTGGTCTCAGCTATTTCTGAAAGGTATCGGGTTCTATGTGGAGGAATAACAAAAATCTTTTCAGACATTTCATCTGTGATTTCGAAAGTAGACTCCAGGCTGGCTCCGGTCTTCTTTACAATCACATCCATTACCTCCTTATAGAGCCTGTTCATGCCAGGATCATTAAATTGAGAAGCGATAGTGCCATAAACAGGGATGTCCTCATCAGGAGTCTCCCAAAGTTGATGGTTGCGCTTATATTGTTTCTTTACATCGCGTAAAGCATCCAAAGAACCTCTCTTATCGAATTTATTAACGGCGATTACATCTGCAAAATCAAGCATATCGATCTTTTCCAGCTGCGTGGCGGCGCCGTATTCAGGCGTCATCACGTATAGACTCACATCAGAGTGGTCAGTGATTTCAGTATCTGATTGGCCGATACCAGAAGTCTCCAGAATAATAAGATCAAAAGTGCTGGCTTTCAATATTTGAATGGCCTCTTTTATATGCTTAGAAAGCGCCAGATTAGATTGTCTGGTAGCTAATGAACGCATGTAAACACGATTGTTCTTGATAGCGTTCATGCGAATTCTATCTCCTAGTAACGCTCCGCCTGTCTTTCTTTTAGACGGATCTACAGAGATAATTGCGATATTTTTATCTTCAAAGTCAATTAAAAACCTTCTTACAAGTTCATCTACTAAAGACGATTTTCCTGCACCACCGGTACCAGTTATACCTAGTACTGGTATTTCTACTTTGTCTGCCAGAGTGTGTACCTCATTCAGGTATTGCTGGTTCTTTTCCGGGAAGTTTTCGGCGGCAGATATTAACTTGGCTATGGCCAATGGAGACCTTTCTGGTAGATGAGCCACCTCACCGTTTAGGGATTCTCCAGTAGGGAAGTCGCACTGCTCTATCATGTCATTGATCATGCCTTGCAGACCCATAGATCTACCATCATCAGGAGAGTAGATGCGGGTTACACCATACTCGTGCAATTCTTTAATTTCTTCAGGGAGGATAACACCGCCACCTCCGCCGAATATCTTGATATGATCTGAACCCTTTTCTTTGAGTAGATCATACATATATTTAAAATACTCTGTGTGACCACCTTGATAAGATGTCATGGCTATGGCCTGAGCATCTTCTTGTATGGCCGTATTTACTACCTCTTCTACACTTCTATCATGCCCTAAATGTATCACTTCACAGCCTGTAGACTGAATGATTCTGCGCATGATATTAATGGCAGCATCATGACCGTCAAAAAGGCTGGCAGCGGTAACGATTCTTATCTTATTCTTGGGCTTGTAAGGCTCTACTTGCTTCATGATGGGTATTTATGTTCAGAAGCCAAAAATAAAGATTAAATAGGGATTATGCTAACAATCATTAGTTAGCCTGTGTGGGCTTGCTTTCTAGCGTCTCCTTTAAGGATTTAAGTGCGTTTTGATTGGATTTTGTCCCCAGAGTGTTGATTAAGCTGGTTTTTTCTCTACTGGTAAGTCGCCAACTCAGTGAGGCTCTCTTGATGTTCTCCATCCTTAAACTGTCAGTTTTAGGGAGGTTTTCTTTCATATATTCCTGTGGAATATATTGAATATCAATTCTCTCTATGCTTCCTGAAAACCAGTTTTTAGCATATTCCACTCTATCGTCATTGGTAATATCCTGCAGACTTTGAAAGTTTTGATATATGCTGCTAATGGGCAGAGAGAATTTCTCGAATAAGGAAAGCTTTTCTTCCTTCTTTATAGGCTCCTCTTTTTCGGAATCTCTAATAGATAGTATTACTACACCTGACGTGTTTTCAGCTATCCAACCTTTAAAGGCATATAGGAATCTTACAGCATCTGATATTCCAAAATTATCTGTAATACCCGCGTCCATAATTTCCATAGGAGGGTAGCTGGGTAATGTAATGTTGGGAGTGATGTATGGGAAGGTGGCACTCATTCTTAAACCACTTAAAAAGCGGAGGCTATCACTACTTTGTTTATTGAAAAACCTTAAAAACTCAATACCATTGATCTTCTCACCATGATAGATGGAGTCATTTACATCCATCATATAGGAAACATGCTGAGGTGAGATGTATAATTTCCGGCCATCGTTTATGATGGTGGGTGCTAAAATCAGCATAGGGATTTGAGCGCTGGTTTCAGCTGCTTTATAAGCAGAAATGGGTTTGTCCAAGACAGAACCTGTATTTCTATTGAGCTGCTGTTCAAAGGCATAGCCCCGATCTTTGGAGTAGTCCTGACCTTTATAATTGAAATCTTGAAAACCTACAAAGGTATCGTTCATGAGCAGGCTGAAGATTACGGCATTGAGGTTGTCGCTACCCAGGCTGTCAAAGTAAACCTTTGAGTATAAATCACATATCTTTTGCTGCTGTTGTCTTAAGTAAAGCTCTCTGTAATAGCTAGCTCCAATAAGCCCACCAGAGGCACCTGTAATCAGCATGGTGTGCTTCATTAGATCTCCGCCAGTGAGACTGTCTGCTTGCTGCAGCGCATGTAATGTCCAGAGAGCAGCACGCTGACCACCGCCGCTAACGCAGAGAAATACCATCTTTGGCTTTTCATCTGCAGGGAATTTTTTGCGCCAGTTATTAAGGATTACTTGTGTTGACTTTTTGTCTTCATCTAAGATCTCTGGTGCCGTAAGCTCATCTATTCTATCCAGATTATAGTTGGCAGGTTTTGCATCATAGTTCAACCCATAGGCCATATAAGTTTGATTAAATATGCCTTCTTTCACTAGTAGATTGATAGAAAGTATCATAATCACTGCTACCGTGCTGGACCAATTACCAAACCAGTAAGCAAATGCACCTGCAAACATCACGAAGATGGTGAGAAATAGCACAAAGCTGGCTGCGGCTGGCAACTGGAAGATCTCGTGATCTCTAAAAATGCCCATAACAAATAATAAGGCCAAGATCAATAACTCAATGATTACCAGATTGAAGTGGTTTTGATCGAACACCTGAAGAATGGTATTTCTGTCATAGAATCCTTGTGCTTCATCGGCTCTTTGAAAATCAAACTTCAAAGACATATAGTGATCCACTCTTATTTGCTTTTTCTTGGCAATATTGAGTTTCTTCATGGCGCTGGCTCGCGTAGCCTTGAAATTTTGCTTCAGCTTTTCATCAACCTTGCATACCACATATTTGAAAATATCCTTATTGGTAAACCAGAAGTAAGAATATAATGCGAGCAACATGATGGCATATCCGCAAATAAGCCCCAGGATATTTATGAAGAGACCATCAAAGGAAACATATTCATTAGATACCTGATATTGAATGATATAGATGACATAAGTGAATAGGAATAGAAAAGGTATCACACTGTTATTCAAGCTGAATACGGTGAAGGGCTTTGAAACTACTCCTATAAATGAAAATCTATGCCCATCATTTATGTAGGTGGTAATGTGGAAAGCTACGCTGAACCCGGAAATAACCACCCCCATTATAAAGAAGCTTGAGAAGCTTACTTTATTCAAATAAACAGGGTCAAGGAATAAATAGGGGATTCCCAGATAGTTGCCGAAGTTGCCAGAAATTATAGAAAATAGGATAAGCCAGCAAAGAAGTAAAACGTAGTTTCTCTTTACATGATTTACCAGTAGCTGTATAGGAAATAGGTAATAAAAATTCTCCCCAATTACTCTTATCCTCTCTATCATTCAGTGAATATACTATTTTTTTCTAGTGCCTGAATATAATTCATATTCTAACAAACGGCAGTCGATTTTTGCGTTGAAAAACTCGATCCTGCGTTTTGTTCTAAGGCCTATCTTTTTAGCTAGATTCAGGTTTCCGGTGAAAATGTAACCGATATAACCTGATGCTTTTTGTTTGAAAAAATCTCCTATTTCCTGATATGTTTTCTCCAGAGCTCTCTCTTCACCCAGCCTTTGTCCATACTCAGGGTTGATGAATATCACTCCCTGGTTTTCCTGAGGCAGTTCGGTATCTCGGAAATCACAGGTTTTAAAGTCAATATATTCTTCTACGCCGGCAGCTATGGCGTTTTGTCTGGCAGCTACAATGGCGGCAGGATTAAGGTCTGTGGCTATGATTTTGAAAGGTAAGTCTTTCTTTTCCATAGCTTTAGCTTCAGTCTTAAGTTTATCCCAAATTTCAGGTTTGAAAAGCTTCACATGCATAAAACCAAAGTTTTCTCTGGTTACATTGGTGAATTTCTGCTTGGCAATCAAAGCTGCTTCAATGGCAAGGGTACCGCTACCACACATGGGGTTGATGAAGTGGCTTTTGCCATTCCAGGCAGAGGCCATGATGGTGCCGGCAGCCAATGATTCCATCATAG
This genomic interval carries:
- a CDS encoding THUMP domain-containing class I SAM-dependent RNA methyltransferase encodes the protein MQDHRKHKIVITCSPRMSSVVEQEVKALGFKDTSINHQNVELTGSFHDTLRLNMYLRSANRVLFEISSFRINHPDELYKKVKQIQWDNIFDVDGYFSIKGFVKHEKILDQRFASLRAKDAIADYFMEKYSKRPDSGKDLSQTVLFLHWFESQASIYIDTSGETIAKHGYRKIPMKAPMMESLAAGTIMASAWNGKSHFINPMCGSGTLAIEAALIAKQKFTNVTRENFGFMHVKLFKPEIWDKLKTEAKAMEKKDLPFKIIATDLNPAAIVAARQNAIAAGVEEYIDFKTCDFRDTELPQENQGVIFINPEYGQRLGEERALEKTYQEIGDFFKQKASGYIGYIFTGNLNLAKKIGLRTKRRIEFFNAKIDCRLLEYELYSGTRKK
- a CDS encoding methylmalonyl-CoA mutase family protein, giving the protein MKQVEPYKPKNKIRIVTAASLFDGHDAAINIMRRIIQSTGCEVIHLGHDRSVEEVVNTAIQEDAQAIAMTSYQGGHTEYFKYMYDLLKEKGSDHIKIFGGGGGVILPEEIKELHEYGVTRIYSPDDGRSMGLQGMINDMIEQCDFPTGESLNGEVAHLPERSPLAIAKLISAAENFPEKNQQYLNEVHTLADKVEIPVLGITGTGGAGKSSLVDELVRRFLIDFEDKNIAIISVDPSKRKTGGALLGDRIRMNAIKNNRVYMRSLATRQSNLALSKHIKEAIQILKASTFDLIILETSGIGQSDTEITDHSDVSLYVMTPEYGAATQLEKIDMLDFADVIAVNKFDKRGSLDALRDVKKQYKRNHQLWETPDEDIPVYGTIASQFNDPGMNRLYKEVMDVIVKKTGASLESTFEITDEMSEKIFVIPPHRTRYLSEIAETNRGYDQWAKNQADVAQKLYAIEKSIDTLKDSDIEDKDRLIKGLQESYEKVALNFDPKNQKVLDDWSEKKDKYGKELYTFKVRDKEISIKTHTESLSHSQIPKIALPKYEGWGDRLQWILQENVPGEFPYTAGIYPFKREGEDPTRMFAGEGGPERTNRRFHYVSKDMPAKRLSTAFDSVTLYGNDPDYRPDIYGKIGNAGVSICCLDDAKKLYSGFNLADPLTSVSMTINGPAPMLLGFFMNAAIDQQCELYIKENGLEDEVEAKIKSIYKGREDERPTYQGDLPEGNDGLGIMLLGVTGDQVLPADVYENIKQKTLATVRGTVQADILKEDQAQNTCIFSTEFALRLMGDVQEYFIEQNVRNFYSVSISGYHIAEAGANPITQLAFTLANGFTYVEYYLSRCMDINKFAPNLSFFFSNGIDPEYAVIGRVARRIWAKAMREKYGADARSQMLKYHIQTSGRSLHAQEIDFNDIRTTLQALYAIYDNCNSLHTNAYDEAITTPTEESVRRAMAIQLIINKELGLAKNENPLQGSFIIEELTDLVEEAVLTEFDRITERGGVLGAMETMYQRSKIQEESLHYETLKHSGQYPIIGVNTFLSSKGSPTVIPQEVIRATKDEKEYQIDMLGRLHNHYADESQKQLGLIKNAAIQNENIFESIMEASKYCSLGEITTSLFEVGGEYRRNM
- a CDS encoding patatin-like phospholipase family protein, coding for MIERIRVIGENFYYLFPIQLLVNHVKRNYVLLLCWLILFSIISGNFGNYLGIPYLFLDPVYLNKVSFSSFFIMGVVISGFSVAFHITTYINDGHRFSFIGVVSKPFTVFSLNNSVIPFLFLFTYVIYIIQYQVSNEYVSFDGLFINILGLICGYAIMLLALYSYFWFTNKDIFKYVVCKVDEKLKQNFKATRASAMKKLNIAKKKQIRVDHYMSLKFDFQRADEAQGFYDRNTILQVFDQNHFNLVIIELLILALLFVMGIFRDHEIFQLPAAASFVLFLTIFVMFAGAFAYWFGNWSSTVAVIMILSINLLVKEGIFNQTYMAYGLNYDAKPANYNLDRIDELTAPEILDEDKKSTQVILNNWRKKFPADEKPKMVFLCVSGGGQRAALWTLHALQQADSLTGGDLMKHTMLITGASGGLIGASYYRELYLRQQQQKICDLYSKVYFDSLGSDNLNAVIFSLLMNDTFVGFQDFNYKGQDYSKDRGYAFEQQLNRNTGSVLDKPISAYKAAETSAQIPMLILAPTIINDGRKLYISPQHVSYMMDVNDSIYHGEKINGIEFLRFFNKQSSDSLRFLSGLRMSATFPYITPNITLPSYPPMEIMDAGITDNFGISDAVRFLYAFKGWIAENTSGVVILSIRDSEKEEPIKKEEKLSLFEKFSLPISSIYQNFQSLQDITNDDRVEYAKNWFSGSIERIDIQYIPQEYMKENLPKTDSLRMENIKRASLSWRLTSREKTSLINTLGTKSNQNALKSLKETLESKPTQAN